A stretch of Flavobacterium sp. N2270 DNA encodes these proteins:
- a CDS encoding 3-oxoacyl-ACP synthase III family protein, producing MYHSKISGLGFYVPENVVTNDDLSKLMDTNDAWIQERTGIQERRHIIRGEDTTTSMGVKAAEIAIQRSGVAKEDIDFIVFATLSPDYYFPGPGVLVQRDLGLKTVGALDVRNQCSGFVYAISVADQYIKTGMYKNVLVIGSELHSTGLDMTDRGRGVSVIFGDGAGAAVLSREEDLSKGILSTHLHSEGQHAEELSLVAPGMGKRWVTDIIADNDPNDESYYPYMNGQFVFKNAVVRFSEVINEGLQANNLEVSDIDMLVPHQANLRISQFIQSKFKLSDDQVFNNIQKYGNTTAASIPIALTEAWEQGKIKEGDLVVLAAFGSGFTWGSVIIRW from the coding sequence ATGTATCATTCAAAAATATCAGGATTAGGGTTTTATGTGCCAGAAAATGTAGTGACTAATGACGATTTGTCGAAGTTAATGGATACCAATGACGCATGGATTCAAGAACGCACAGGAATTCAAGAAAGAAGACACATTATTAGAGGAGAAGATACAACAACTTCAATGGGTGTTAAAGCCGCAGAAATTGCCATTCAACGTTCAGGCGTTGCTAAAGAAGATATCGATTTTATCGTTTTTGCTACTTTAAGTCCCGATTATTATTTCCCTGGTCCAGGAGTTTTGGTTCAAAGAGATTTAGGTTTAAAAACAGTTGGAGCTTTAGATGTTCGTAATCAATGTTCGGGTTTTGTGTATGCTATTTCAGTTGCAGATCAGTATATTAAAACGGGAATGTATAAAAATGTATTGGTAATTGGTTCAGAATTGCATTCAACAGGTTTAGATATGACCGATAGAGGTCGTGGAGTTTCGGTAATTTTTGGAGATGGAGCAGGAGCAGCCGTTTTATCTAGAGAAGAAGATTTATCAAAAGGAATTTTATCTACACATTTACATTCTGAAGGACAACATGCTGAAGAGTTATCTTTAGTTGCACCAGGAATGGGAAAACGTTGGGTAACTGATATTATTGCGGATAATGATCCAAATGATGAAAGTTATTATCCTTATATGAACGGACAATTTGTGTTTAAAAATGCAGTAGTTCGTTTTAGTGAAGTTATTAACGAAGGTTTACAAGCCAATAATTTAGAAGTTTCAGATATTGATATGTTGGTTCCTCACCAAGCTAATTTGAGAATTTCTCAATTTATTCAATCAAAATTTAAACTATCTGATGATCAAGTGTTTAATAATATTCAAAAATACGGAAACACAACTGCAGCATCTATTCCTATTGCTTTAACTGAAGCTTGGGAACAAGGAAAAATTAAAGAAGGTGATTTAGTGGTTTTAGCTGCTTTTGGTTCTGGTTTCACTTGGGGGAGTGTTATTATTCGCTGGTAA